From the genome of Fusarium oxysporum f. sp. lycopersici 4287 chromosome 3, whole genome shotgun sequence, one region includes:
- a CDS encoding hypothetical protein (At least one base has a quality score < 10), producing MDVYTNPPSNTYSLGTLFTLPTKAGGVPAISIKSSNFPILIAAYSILIQIIFASLWQFLANLVLLFHALRDADAGRARYVALVAFWNSSNPWTAITTMGAFLCQATINGGNGRVSRPEKFHGIILFLLSVIIAFGGIAASIFIPNAMSLGPAAPVHPKSVFLPELEDIASSSSIRIDRLNAPAILRALGSTEAFKDVTARKNVDTVKTTLPGSNATHPRQRYDYRYTITAREFGLQAPLEFSHKVQGSCITEYNWLRPVPDIADPARFNGYVPFDLDPVEPILLDPTDNMTALWTQPSMGIEYHPSDEDLTITNRSFALIPQLAHAGSITASTDPWYLTEPFNSETEGFLGYRVKSGRPAMSCWEESLLCLHKTCTSVDGIKKTPLPKGLRIIVMGKFSIPVLTKIILSAGPAALKSVAGIGWTGLLDCASSTLKDDLDRLVLAAYLNSREVFRETALLGPQAGMSNILESANGDLFPGSADFVMLTGDVTAISYSSLIAIPVTCLAVTFLAAMLPLVRKMVLKAPTTNRRRASVTYAALCAGLRATQLYRMVDEKILCTPDWINRKNIIPLPPPVETMPRVLIPSFVGNAVEFQEDGEDGDGGDGGDRCRLTGADDGGRRDSSSIEIAIYSQTDAAAAFRAIRRSYLLGFNQDVQIAKRGFHRVVRRAKRRYWRNLIDGFSSSSDVFKAVRWLKFPGAFQPPPLQVDNVVYESQMGKANALRQATLERRTAEDDIANAWTPVFPPRSIPFSPEISLEEAQYATCYTGNTSPGSDNITVKLLEAVWHIIGTHVRRLFERCLTIGHHPKPFKEAEVVMIAKPGRRDLTEPRAWRPISLLSCLGKGLERLIARRLAYCTNYHW from the exons ATGGACGTCTACACTAACCCCCCCTCAAACACCTACAGCCTCGGCACCCTCTTCACTCTACCCACGAAAGCCGGCGGCGTCCCGGCCATCTCCATAAAATCCTCCAACTTCcccatcctcatcgccgcctactccatcctcatccaaATCATCTTCGCGAGCCTATGGCAGTTCTTGGCCAACcttgttctcctcttccACGCGCTCCGGGACGCTGATGCGGGTCGCGCACGCTATGTCGCTTTAGTCGCCTTCTGGAACTCGAGCAACCCCTGGACAGCCATAACCACGATGGGGGCCTTCCTCTGTCAGGCCACCATTAACGGCGGAAACGGGCGAGTGTCCCGACCAGAGAAATTCCACggcatcatcctcttcctcctctccgTGATCATCGCTTTCGGCGGAATTGCCGCATCGATATTCATTCCCAACGCCATGTCCCTTGGCCCTGCTGCGCCAGTCCACCCAAAATCCGTCTTCCTCCCCGAGCTCGAAGACATCGCATCGTCATCAAGCATCCGCATCGATCGGCTGAACGCCCCCGCCATATTGCGTGCACTAGGGAGCACAGAGGCGTTTAAGGACGTGACTGCGAGGAAGAACGTCGATACAGTGAAGACGACATTGCCGGGTAGCAATGCGACCCACCCACGGCAGCGGTACGATTACCGGTACACCATCACTGCAAGGGAGTTCGGGTTGCAAGCCCCTTTGGAGTTCTCGCATAAAGTCCAGGGATCCTGCATTACCGAATATAATTGGCTCCGTCCTGTCCCAGACATTGCAGACCCAGCGCGGTTTAACGGATACGTTCCATTCGACCTCGACCCCGTGGAGCCAATCCTGTTAGACCCAACCGACAACATGACCGCGTTGTGGACCCAGCCAAGCATGGGAATTGAATACCACCCCTCGGACGAGGACCTGACGATCACGAACCGCTCATTTGCCCTGATCCCCCAACTCGCACACGCCGGGAGTATCACGGCCAGTACAGATCCATGGTACCTTACCGAGCCGTTCAATTCAGAAACTGAGGGGTTCTTGGGATACCGCGTCAAATCCGGTCGCCCAGCCATGTCCTGCTGGGAAGAATCCCTCCTCTGCCTACACAAAACCTGTACATCTGTAGACGGCATCAAAAAAACGCCTCTCCCCAAGGGCCTGCGCATAATTGTCATGGGCAAATTCTCCATTCCCGTACTTACTAAAATAATCCTATCAGCTGGACCTGCGGCCCTTAAATCTGTCGCTGGTATTGGGTGGACAGGACTCCTGGACTGTGCGTCCTCGACGCTAAAAGACGACCTTGACAGGCTGGTCCTCGCAGCTTATCTTAACTCCCGTGAAGTATTCCGCGAGACTGCACTTTTGGGCCCACAAGCAGGAATGAGCAACATCCTCGAATCCGCGAACGGTGACCTCTTTCCCGGGTCTGCGGACTTTGTCATGTTGACGGGTGATGTCACAGCGATATCTTATTCCTCCCTCATTGCTATACCCGTGACATGTCTTGCTGTCACATTCCTTGCTGCAATGCTCCCACTGGTGAGGAAAATGGTTTTAAAAGCGCCTACCACTAATCGAAGACGCGCGTCCGTGACGTATGCTGCCCTCTGCGCAGGGTTGAGGGCCACTCAGTTGTATAGGATGGTGGACGAGAAAATACTCTGCACGCCAGATTGGATTAATAGGAAGAACATTATTCCGTTGCCCCCACCTGTTGAGACAATGCCGAGGGTGTTGATTCCTTCTTTTGTTGGAAACGCAGTGGAGTTTCAAGAAGACGGGGAAGACGGGGATGGCGGAGATGGCGGGGATCGTTGTCGTCTGACAGGCGCAGACGATGGGGGGAGAAGAGACAGTTCTTCTATTGAGATTGCGA TCTACTCTCAAACCGACGCCGCGGCTGCTTTTCGagccatcagaagaagctaccTGCTCGGCTTCAACCAGGATGTTCAGATCGCCAAAAGAGGCTTTCATCGTGTGGTCCGTCGGGCCAAGAGGCGCTATTGGCGTAACCTCatcgatggcttctccagcagtagCGATGTTTTCAAAGCTGTCCGGTGGCTAAAGTTCCCAGGAGCCTTCCAGCCGCCACCTCTACAGGTCGATAACGTCGTGTACGAAAGCCAGATGGGTAAAGCCAACGCACTCCGACAGGCTACCCTTGAACGAAGAACTGCGGAGGACGACATCGCAAACGCATGGACGCCAGTATTCCCACCTAGATCGATCCCATTCTCTCCAGAAATCTCTCTGGAGGAGGCGCAATATGCGACTTGTTACACAGGCAATACATCCCCAGGGTCAGACAACATCACAGTCAAACTTCTTGAAGCAGTATGGCATATTATCGGTACACACGTCCGTCGTCTCTTCGAAAGATGCCTTACCATAGGCCATCATCCAAAACCATTcaaggaggcggaggtggtcATGATCGCGAAACCGGGACGGAGAGACCTTACCGAACCACGAGCATGGCGACCCATCTCACTGCTCTCCTGTCTTGGTAAGGGACTAGAACGACTGATCGCGCGCCGCCTAgcctactgtaccaattaccacTGGTAA